The following are from one region of the Vibrio rarus genome:
- the pglZ gene encoding BREX-1 system phosphatase PglZ type A translates to MNIEKIKQALNKKFKQENGRIVFWLDVDNEFNDLVDTLELESNYDDTQTIHIDALSHFEVKYRIELLEPNTAFLLYSNKKPSEPTRDWLYDIRLYAEEFFADRSSMILNEIGMKMEFRSVIAKYKNFFNSDQRTARLLKVLPPNSATEQQLELALIAATLKLDTATFTSILQTLLSKLSDDFDSDSDSDSDSDSDSDSEEILAELDKYNLTSAFWSFANSEMGYIVESKEDDEVKRSPTLQDFTVKLLFTECYQSLLNSNCTNDDEVVSRFKAHLLPIPTLEQIEAGYSADRIGLNSPRRAQVVSFISQLRESRSYQDQYNKLAHRIETDYEIASKLKLVERADKLTQVETFEFADKQLSVLLAKNIDTYDQEELNAIVAHRLETHWCHVKPESADTSYTSVYEAIKTAKQLFTLKAKYIDGLNFDSAKSLYRAYESDLYQFDSAYRSFTEHANYVAHHGSDILKKLKLVDTIEDLYVNWYLHDLAIEWGKHVDNDQLLEKWNIPGVLRQSDFYKNEVERIFQTSQVKRVFVIISDALRYEVAHEVHEQVNKQPRSKSTITSQLGVVPSYTQLGMASLLPHKELTAHLGNDVKYKADGLSTHGLENRNAVLGKYQGMAVKSSDVLNWTNEEGRKAVADARVVYIYHDHIDAIGDKSATENSTFEACSDAIEQVKLLIDRIINKLNGNRILVTADHGFLFKSSELQESDKTPLSVKPVGTVEAKKRYLIGQQLPEESFYWRGSLATTANLSSNGDDAEFIIPRGTNRFNFVGGAKFIHGGIMPQEICVPVLRIEHLKTTKQKSTAKQKVGVVPLTNGLRMVTISEKIPFLQTNAIGDDYKERQLGIWIEDQEGNLLSNKAPVLFNSTSTNSDDRTRSVILTLNGASFDRTATYKMIMWDTEQDDLYATHSVTIDLAIQDDFDDFF, encoded by the coding sequence ATGAATATCGAAAAAATTAAACAAGCACTGAACAAAAAGTTCAAACAAGAAAACGGGCGCATCGTTTTTTGGCTAGATGTTGATAATGAGTTTAACGACTTAGTCGATACCTTAGAACTTGAATCGAATTATGACGATACACAGACCATCCATATTGATGCTCTATCCCACTTTGAAGTGAAGTATAGAATTGAGTTGCTAGAGCCGAACACAGCTTTCTTACTCTACTCAAACAAGAAGCCTAGTGAACCGACTCGTGACTGGTTATATGACATTCGACTATACGCAGAGGAGTTCTTTGCAGATAGAAGCTCGATGATCCTTAACGAAATTGGCATGAAAATGGAGTTCCGCTCTGTTATTGCTAAGTACAAGAATTTCTTCAATAGCGATCAACGCACAGCACGTTTACTCAAAGTTCTACCGCCAAACTCTGCAACTGAGCAGCAATTGGAGTTAGCTCTTATTGCTGCAACGTTAAAGCTTGATACAGCAACTTTTACTTCGATCCTGCAAACTCTGCTTTCCAAACTCTCTGATGATTTTGATTCTGATTCTGATTCTGATTCTGATTCTGATTCTGATTCTGATTCTGAAGAGATCTTAGCTGAACTGGATAAATACAACCTCACCAGCGCATTCTGGTCTTTCGCCAATAGTGAGATGGGTTATATCGTAGAGTCAAAAGAGGATGATGAAGTTAAACGCTCACCGACCCTTCAAGACTTTACCGTTAAACTGCTATTCACTGAGTGTTATCAGTCACTGCTCAATAGTAACTGTACTAACGATGATGAAGTGGTAAGTCGTTTCAAAGCTCACCTTCTTCCGATTCCGACACTAGAGCAAATTGAAGCGGGTTATTCAGCCGACAGAATTGGACTCAACTCACCAAGAAGAGCGCAAGTTGTAAGCTTTATCTCACAGCTTCGTGAAAGTCGCAGCTATCAAGATCAATACAACAAATTAGCTCACCGCATTGAGACGGATTATGAAATTGCATCGAAGCTGAAACTGGTAGAACGTGCAGATAAACTGACTCAAGTGGAGACCTTTGAGTTTGCCGATAAGCAACTATCTGTCCTTCTCGCTAAGAACATCGACACCTATGATCAAGAAGAACTCAATGCGATAGTAGCTCACCGTTTAGAAACTCACTGGTGTCATGTTAAGCCTGAATCTGCTGACACTAGCTACACCAGTGTTTACGAAGCAATTAAAACGGCTAAACAGCTATTTACCCTGAAAGCTAAGTATATCGATGGTCTAAATTTTGACTCGGCTAAATCACTTTACCGAGCTTACGAAAGTGACCTTTATCAATTTGATTCTGCATATCGTTCATTTACCGAACATGCAAACTACGTAGCCCATCACGGCTCTGATATTCTAAAGAAATTAAAACTGGTTGATACAATTGAAGACCTTTACGTGAACTGGTACTTACATGACTTAGCGATTGAATGGGGTAAGCATGTAGATAATGACCAGTTGCTTGAAAAGTGGAATATTCCAGGTGTTCTCCGTCAATCAGACTTTTACAAAAACGAAGTTGAACGCATCTTCCAAACCAGTCAGGTCAAGCGTGTATTTGTCATCATTAGTGATGCTCTTCGTTATGAAGTTGCTCATGAAGTCCATGAACAAGTTAATAAACAGCCTCGCTCAAAATCGACCATCACCAGTCAATTAGGTGTAGTACCGAGCTATACACAATTGGGAATGGCTTCTCTACTACCTCATAAAGAGTTAACGGCACATCTGGGTAATGACGTTAAGTACAAAGCTGATGGATTGAGCACACATGGGCTTGAAAATCGCAATGCCGTTCTAGGAAAATATCAGGGAATGGCAGTTAAGTCTTCTGATGTGCTGAACTGGACAAACGAAGAAGGACGTAAAGCGGTAGCTGATGCCAGAGTAGTATACATTTACCATGACCACATTGATGCAATCGGTGACAAGTCTGCAACAGAAAACAGCACTTTCGAAGCGTGCTCTGATGCCATTGAGCAAGTTAAATTACTGATTGACCGTATCATTAACAAGCTCAACGGTAATAGAATTTTAGTGACTGCTGATCATGGTTTCTTATTTAAATCGAGTGAGTTACAAGAGTCAGACAAAACACCTCTTTCAGTTAAACCTGTTGGAACAGTGGAAGCGAAAAAACGTTACTTAATTGGACAACAGTTGCCTGAAGAAAGCTTCTACTGGCGTGGAAGCTTAGCTACTACTGCCAATTTATCTAGCAATGGAGATGATGCTGAGTTCATCATTCCACGAGGAACGAACCGATTTAATTTTGTTGGTGGGGCTAAATTTATTCATGGCGGTATCATGCCACAAGAAATTTGTGTGCCTGTTCTTCGTATTGAACACTTAAAAACGACCAAGCAAAAGAGCACTGCGAAACAGAAAGTTGGTGTTGTTCCACTAACAAACGGGTTAAGGATGGTCACGATCAGCGAAAAGATTCCATTCTTGCAAACTAATGCTATCGGTGACGATTACAAAGAACGTCAATTGGGTATCTGGATTGAAGATCAGGAAGGTAACTTGCTTTCCAACAAGGCACCAGTGCTCTTTAACTCAACGTCTACCAACTCTGATGACCGTACTCGCAGCGTAATTCTCACCCTAAATGGTGCGAGTTTTGATCGTACCGCAACCTACAAGATGATCATGTGGGATACAGAGCAAGACGATTTATATGCTACTCATTCAGTAACTATCGATCTTGCCATTCAAGACGACTTTGATGATTTTTTCTAA